In a single window of the Branchiostoma floridae strain S238N-H82 chromosome 2, Bfl_VNyyK, whole genome shotgun sequence genome:
- the LOC118403152 gene encoding uncharacterized protein LOC118403152, protein MAGVPSTSTCTGDTKVTLASFDLWNKDRLVPFLRERGLPVTKDVNSLRALAFGATVMRAPLVPTPQEEQQKRCEDYNSILTVDGKRLPDPLVDLKCGWKKEEEGMQHWPPTMYADMAEYFCLGAADPEVDMRKKLMGDYKDGKAYSYFDAEFIHEVLYHPLSDESEVCFVRSTSARSQRRNDEPHQVWVALQKATGKILTAYCTCFAGLGASCNHVAGVLFKMDHAWATGITNKSSTSKPVEWTKPRKTVSTDAHKVNDMEWWSPKWSKGKKRQPINTPARKLFSPTKNSAPPTLEDLMSDLYVSNKDACSFQYGMPTATTAYRVEDDMNVDGVINLETCESVPPPLPDLVKLPTLPTFTTEQVNALVKATMAQSTNPNWTQQRIGRITASVARPVLVMADKAANGTPIAQSVLDGILGKRSVPSSLPALKYGRRMEPTAREAYITAMRSKGHKKLTVQETGLFVMQEHIYIGASPDGLVDCQCCVPPNGLLEIKCPLSIANADPKEKTPSYLQKKEGVLILSHTHNYYSQIQMQLLATNTAWCDFFVYTSHGYHLERVPADKKHQEELRVAASLVFEQIIRPKLQHRTDNATDASTSQDEGTQSQSEDPETPGIVDCPESAHAVNEAASTDTVHPPDSTARDAAPAPPPAKKRRVTRRQKKAPKAGPVYLCGICNSDCDNVTEDTDNSVGCDKCFRWFHWGCVGFEMDNLSDDWYCDECQK, encoded by the exons ATGGCTGGCGTGCCCTCCACGTCCACGTGCACGGGAGACACAAAAGTAACGTTGGCTAGCTTTGATCTTTGGAACAAAGACCGTTTGGTGCCGTTTTTGAGGGAGAGAGGACTTCCAGTGACGAAAGATGTCAATTCTCTCCGGGCTCTGGCCTTCGGAGCCACAGTAATGCGCGCGCCCTTAGTTCCGACTCCCCAGGAAGAACAACAGAAGAG aTGTGAAGACTACAATTCCATCCTCACTGTTGATGGCAAGAGACTGCCCGATCCGCTAGTGGACCTGAAATGTGGGTGGAAAAAAGAGGAAGAGGGGATGCAACACTGGCCACCAACCATGTATGCAGATATGGCAGAGTACTTCTGCTTGGGGGCAGCAGATCCTGAAGTAGATATGCGTAAAAAACTTATGGGGGACTACAAGGACGGAAAGGCATATTCATACTTTGATGCTGAGTTCATCCATGAAGTCTTGTACCACCCACTTAGTGACGAGTCAGAGGTGTGCTTCGTTAGGTCAACAAGTGCTAGGTCCCAGAGAAGAAATGACGAGCCACACCAAGTATGGGTTGCACTGCAGAAGGCTACTGGGAAGATCCTGACAGCTTATTGCACCTGCTTTGCTGG CTTGGGAGCCTCATGCAACCATGTGGCCGGTGTACTGTTCAAGATGGACCATGCATGGGCAACGGGGATTACAAATAAGTCATCCACGTCAAAACCTGTGGAGTGGACTAAACCTAGGAAGACTGTAAGTACAGATGCACACAAGGTCAATGACATGGAGTGGTGGAGCCCCAAGTGGTCTAAAGGTAAAAAGAGACAGCCGATCAACACGCCAGCTCGAAAGCTGTTCAGCCCTACAAAGAATAGTGCTCCTCCAACTCTAGAGGACTTAATGTCTGACTTGTATGTGTCAAATAAGGATGCCTGTTCTTTCCAGTATGGAATGCCAACAGCAACTACTGCATATAGAGTTGAAGATGACATGAATGTTGACGGAGTCATCAATTTGGAGACGTGTGAAAGTGTGCCGCCACCACTCCCTGATCTAGTAAAACTCCCCACCCTGCCGACATTCACTACAGAACAGGTTAATGCCCTTGTCAAAGCCACCATGGCACAGTCAACCAACCCCAACTGGACACAACAAAGAATTGGAAGGATCACAGCCTCCGTAGCGCGGCCAGTACTGGTTATGGCAGATAAGGCAGCCAACGGCACTCCTATAGCACAGAGTGTTTTAGATGGCATTCTCGGGAAGAGGTCTGTTCCATCTTCTTTACCAGCACTTAAGTATGGAAGGAGAATGGAACCTACAGCTAGAGAGGCCTACATCACAGCTATGCGGAGCAAGGGACACAAAAAACTCACCGTCCAAGAGACAGGACTGTTCGTCATGCAAGAACACATTTATATAGGAGCTAGCCCTGATGGACTAGTGGACTGCCAGTGTTGTGTCCCGCCAAATGGCCTACTCGAGATCAAGTGTCCCTTATCCATAGCTAATGCAGACCCAAAAGAGAAAACACCAAGCTACCTGCAGAAGAAGGAAGGGGTTCTCATTCTGAGCCATACACACAACTACTACAGTCAGATACAGATGCAACTGTTAGCCACGAACACAGCATGGTGTGATTTTTTCGTCTACACGAGCCATGGGTACCATCTGGAGCGAGTGCCGGCAGACAAGAAACACCAAGAAGAACTACGTGTAGCAGCATCACTCGTCTTCGAGCAGATCATTCGTCCAAAACTCCAACATCGTACTGACA ATGCCACTGATGCATCCACAAGTCAGGACGAGGGTACACAATCTCAGAGCGAGGACCCTGAGACTCCAG GTATTGTTGACTGTCCGGAATCTGCACATGCTGTCAACGAGGCTGCATCTACAGACACGGTCCATCCTCCTGACTCCACAGCCCGAGATGCTGCACCTGCACCACCACCTGCGAAGAAAAGGAGAGTGACTAGGCGACAGAAGAAAGCACCAAAAGCAGGACCTGTGTACCTATGTGGAATTTGTAATTCTGACTGTGATAATGTTACAGAGGATACTGATAACAGTGTTGGGTGCGACAAGTGCTTCAGATGGTTCCACTGGGGTTGTGTTGGGTTTGAAATGGACAATCTGAGTGATGACTGGTATTGTGATGAATGTCAAAAATAA
- the LOC118403156 gene encoding uncharacterized protein LOC118403156 → MHRRGFTTPAASTPPRIINLMGYKHNTGQCTCAPPFILWTFPTEMKDADGRKQWIKLVNRKDWKPKSRSRICSKHFCDGKPTLTNPYPTEHLGYDAKPPSARKPPAVRKPLQPSSSSKQTTSSKVVSEPKTHLHQHSENSKNSTNLAPVYHTVSTEHDGQLTEDREHSYSAKPQDIACQNCIKLQQENERLKRELELLRGGNANKNLDETNKENKPTTTLTGKIINRFTSTDKKVCRNTGLQSKAALDGLHKSVEQKATQLCYWRGSKAVHMKKGVRNFTKSPKKFGPARKLGSRDELILVLMKIRLGVTNTLLCDIFGISEGLCSNIINTWIPMLASHLKSLIFWPAKEAILQHMPPALGKKYPQLRCTIDCTEIFIQRPRRLELQQLTWSDYKKHNTIKYLVGIAPNGTITFLSDGYGGRSSDKSITLDSGFLNKIDPGDVILADRGFTIAGDLLQKQARLEIPPPSSGWTQQTASAVGKTKKVANARIHVERAIGRIKWFAILQNTLPVNMVPIIDDIVVVCAALSNLRPPLVGT, encoded by the exons ATGCACAGACGGGGATTCACAACCCCGGCAGCGTCTACACCACCGCGCATCATAAATCTTATGG GCTACAAGCACAACACAGGACAATGCACGTGTGCACCCCCCTTTATTCTGTGGACCTTCCCAACAGAGATGAAGGATGCAGATGGGAGGAAACAATGGATAAAGCTGGTGAACAGGAAAGACTGGAAGCCCAAATC GAGGTCAAGGATATGCTCCAAACATTTCTGTGATGGAAAGCCAACGCTCACCAACCCATACCCTACCGAACACCTTGGGTACGATGCCAAGCCACCCTCTGCACGAAAACCACCAGCAGTTAGAAAGCCACTTCAGCCCTCATcttcaagtaaacaaacaacaagtaGTAAAGTGGTTAGTGAGCCTAAAACACATCTACATCAACACTCTGAGAATTCTAAGAATTCAACTAACCTGGCTCCAGTGTACCATACAGTTTCAACTGAGCATGACGGGCAACTGACGGAAGACCGTGAACACAGCTACAGTGCAAAGCCACAGGACATTGCTTGCCAGAACTGTATCAAActacaacaagaaaatgaaaggTTGAAAAGGGAACTTGAACTGTTGAGGGGTGGGAATGCCAACAAGAATCTCGACGaaacaaacaaggaaaacaAGCCTACAACAACCCTCACAGGAAAGATCATCAATCGTTTCACTAGTACAGATAAAAAAGTATGTAGAAACACTGGCTTACAAAGTAAAGCTGCCCTAGATGGACTTCACAAGTCTGTAGAACAGAAGGCCACCCAACTGTGCTACTGGAGAGGAAGTAAGGCTGTCCACATGAAGAAAGGAGTTAGAAACTTCACTAAGAGCCCCAAGAAGTTTGGACCAGCGCGCAAGTTAGGTAGTCGAGATGAGCTCATTCTAGTTCTCATGAAGATTAGACTCGGTGTTACCAACACGTTACTATGTGACATTTTTGGCATCTCTGAAGGACTCTGTTCCAATATCATTAATACCTGGATCCCCATGCTAGCATCACATCTAAAGTCACTCATCTTCTGGCCTGCAAAGGAAGCCATCCTACAACACATGCCCCCAGCTCTTGGCAAGAAGTACCCCCAACTAAGATGCACTATAGACTGTACCGAAATTTTCATACAAAGACCGCGACGCCTGGAGCTACAACAGTTGACCTGGAGCGACTACAAGAAACACAACACCATAAAGTATCTTGTTGGCATCGCCCCGAATGGCACCATCACATTCCTGTCAGATGGGTATGGTGGGAGATCTTCTGACAAGAGTATCACACTCGATTCTGGTTTCCTGAACAAGATCGACCCTGGGGATGTCATCCTGGCCGATAGAGGCTTTACAATAGCAGGGGACCTGTTGCAGAAACAAGCGCGCCTGGAAATCCCCCCTCCCAGCTCAGGATGGACTCAACAGACAGCATCAgctgttgggaagacaaagaaGGTGGCCAATGCACGGATCCATGTGGAAAGAGCAATTG GACGTATCAAATGGTTCGCCATATTGCAGAACACCTTGCCGGTCAACATGGTGCCTATCATAGATGACATAGTTGTTGTTTGCGCAGCCCTCTCCAACCTGCGGCCTCCATTGGTGGGAACATAA